One part of the Lycium ferocissimum isolate CSIRO_LF1 chromosome 8, AGI_CSIRO_Lferr_CH_V1, whole genome shotgun sequence genome encodes these proteins:
- the LOC132066750 gene encoding uncharacterized protein LOC132066750, translating to MATAPSISLSFLVINPKSPLFTHKNPSISQFSSLKKSHPHIIHSPHLPTSSKIIRNQRISALPENFLVSEVNLDETTDQIVSSTNDNGVSTIIQTLLFIAFVGLSVLTIGVIYIAVTDFLQKRDKEKFEKEEAAKKKKSGRKGKIVARARGGPRGFGQKVEEADDDD from the coding sequence ATGGCTACTGCTCCATCCATATCTCTCTCCTTCCTAGTAATTAACCCAAAATCACCTCTTTTTACCCACAAAAATCCATcaatttcacaattttcttCCCTTAAAAAGTCTCACCCTCACATAATTCACAGCCCACATCTACCAACTTCATCAAAAATCATCCGAAATCAGAGAATTTCTGCTCTTCCAGAGAATTTTTTGGTGTCCGAAGTGAATCTTGATGAAACTACTGATCAAATTGTTTCATCCACCAATGACAATGGAGTGTCTACCATCATACAAACGCTATTGTTCATTGCTTTCGTTGGTTTATCTGTTTTAACCATAGGGGTAATCTACATTGCCGTTACGGATTTCTTGCAGAAAAGAGACAAggagaaatttgaaaaagaagaagcgGCTAAGAAAAAGAAGAGTGGTCGTAAGGGGAAAATTGTTGCAAGGGCTAGAGGCGGACCTAGAGGGTTCGGACAAAAGGTTGAGGAAGCTGACGACGATGATTAG
- the LOC132067684 gene encoding protein FLX-like 3, which yields MYPLHIVEAALSLSVMAGRNRMPRQPDNFRGFRDGPPPRVIMQRGPGPLPPHPSALEEELELQHRDLQRFLAENRHVIDENVMLERELSAVKDEMHRLSQVIPKMRADNEAQVREYIDRGMKLEADLRSTEPLRSEVIQLRAEAQKLSTLQKELSAQVQTLTKDTNRLQTENKQLSAMKTDIDGMHKELAEARRQFEYEKKANTELVEQNQNMEKNLISMAREIEKLRAEKVGRGLGAGAYGMMNGSPEMRYPGGAYGEPYSGSGWGSYDNRGPPRR from the exons ATGTATCCACTCCACATCGTCGAAgcagctctctctctctcag TTATGGCTGGTAGAAATCGTATGCCCCGTCAACCTGATAACTTTCGAGGATTCCGTGATGGGCCACCACCACGGGTTATTATGCAGCGAGGACCGGGACCCCTCCCTCCCCACCCATCAGCCCTTGAAGAGGAACTAGAACTCCAGCATAGGGACTTGCAGAGATTTCTTGCTGAAAACAGACACGTGATTGATGAGAATGTGATGCTTGAAAGGGAATTATCTGCTGTAAAAGATGAAATGCATAGATTAAGTCAGGTCATTCCCAAAATGCGTGCTGATAATGAGGCACAAGTAAGAGAGTACATTGACAGAGGAATGAAGTTAGAGGCTGATCTTCGATCTACTGAGCCTTTAAGGTCAGAGGTAATCCAATTGAGAGCTGAAGCTCAGAAGCTAAGCACTTTACAGAAAGAATTATCTGCCCAAGTTCAAACTCTTACGAAGGATACTAATCGACTACAAACTGAAAATAAGCAACTATCAGCTATGAAGACTGATATTGATGGAATGCACAAAGAATTGGCGGAAGCGAG gAGACAATTTGAATATGAGAAGAAAGCAAATACAGAACTGGTGGagcaaaatcaaaatatggagAAGAATCTGATTTCAATGGCTCGTGAAATAGAAAAGCTGCGGGCAGAGAAAGTTGGACGAGGCCTTG GTGCGGGAGCTTATGGCATGATGAATGGAAGCCCTGAGATGAGATATCCTGGTGGAGCATATGGTGAGCCGTACAGTGGCAGTGGTTGGGGTTCCTATGACAATCGTGGTCCTCCCAGACGTTGA